The Alkalispirochaeta americana genome segment GTTCCAGCTCGAGAAGGTATGAAGGCCTCCGAAAGATCCAATTGTATCCATCCCGGGTCTGAGAAAGAGATGATAGGTGTTGGCAAGAATGAGGCGGTATCCCATTTGGTGGAGCTGATCATGATCGACAGCTTTTACCGTTCCTGCCGTACCCACGGGCATGAACGCCGGGGTAGAAACAGGACCGTGGGGAAGCAGAAGTGTTCCGGTGCGGGCGGCGCAATTCTTGTCGTTGGCATCAATAGTAAAAATTTTCATAGCTGTATCTCTCGGATATTATCGATTTTCAGGAAACGCTTCAGGTCTTCGCGAAGCGAAAGAGCAAAACACCCAGAAGGCCAAAGAGGCCCACTCCTGCCCAGGCTCCTGCTAAAGGGGAGATAAGACCGGTTCCCGCCATGAGCCCCAGGATCATGCTCGACACGTAGTAGACCACAGTTACCACTAAAGAGACAAGGAGGCTCATGAGCAGAATGTTTTTCCGAAACTTCCCCCCCAGGGAGCTTGAGAGAAGGACCACAACAAGGGGAGTCAGGGCGTAGGAATAGCGACTATAATAGTCGGTGAGAGCTTTTCTGAAAGGTTGGCCTGCATTGCGGAGCGTTATGACCCACTCTCGGGCATCGCGCAGTTCCATCTCGTCGATGTCCTGCGTTATTCGGCGAAAACTCTGGGGAGGTTGAACAAAAACCGGTTCCGAGAGCGTCTCAAAGGGCTCTGCCTCTATAATCTCTCCAGACTCTGATTCCTGGAGGGAAAAGAGAACGCCCTCCTCCCAGATCCAGTGCTCTCCGTTCCATCGCCCCGTGGTCGCGCTGATTCTTCGTTGAAACTTCCCCTGCCGGTCCCGTTCAACCACGGTGACACGGGAAAGCGATTTTGTACGATCATTATAGTACTCGGCAGAATAGATGTATCTTCCCCGGGGGTCGCGTAAGGTTATATCGGTATTGCTGTGGGTTCGTGTGACATGGAGAAGCTCCCGAGAGAGCTCGTTTTTTCTTCGGAGGCTTTCGATACCCACCCGTTCTGTAAAAAAGAAGAGTCCTGCGCTCAGAGCAACTCCCAGGATGATCAGGGGAAGGGTAAACTTCCAGAGAGGGAGCCCTCCTCCAAAGACAGCCACAAGTTCGTTGTGAGCGTAGAGCGAGCCCAGGGTGAAAGCAACGGCAAAAAGGAGCGCCATGGGGAGAGCATAAATCACCGCCTGGGGCAGAAAAAGCACCTGGACATGAAGGATTGCGCGCAGCGGAACGTCCAGATCCAGATACTGCACCAAATTTGCAAAGAGCTCGACCAGTTGAACGATCAGGACAAAGAAGGAGAGCGAGATAATCAGTGTTGACAGAAAGCACCGCAGAAGGTAGCGACTGAATATCTTCATCGGTTCATCCTCCGGAAAAAGAGAACTGCCCCAATAACAAAGAAGAGGCCGTTCGGAAGCCACATGGCCAGAAGCGGAGAGACCTCTGGTCGCTGGCTTCCAAAAGTTTGACCCGCGATAAGCAGCGCCCAATATCCGGTGGCGATCAGCAAGCCAATTCCGAATCCTACACTTCTTCCACTCCGCTTGCTAAAGAGCCCCAGCGGAAAGGCAAGGAAGACAAAGGAAACCGATGCGAAGGGTATACTGAATTTCTTGTAGTATTCCAGACGGTGGATCTGCAGAGAGCGATCATGGGGCTTTCTCTCGATTCTTCGAAGGACAGAACGGGCCTGTCGATTCAAAGAGGCTCTATCCACCGGAGGGGCGTCGGGATGTCGAAGATTTTGATCCAGGGCCAGCAAACCCAACTCGTGAGATTCAAGGGCTATTTCTTTTTGCCATTCCTTGATTCTCGGTTCCAGAGCGTCCTGCTTTTTCCGGATTTCCTCGGCCACAGTCCGGGCACTCATCTCCCGGGGGCCGGGGGCCCGGATCGCCACGGTGATATCTTCCAGAAGGATATTATATCGCAGGGTTTCGGCAAAGCTGTAGTTATGCCGTATGCCTCCCTCGGTAGAATGGGTGACAACGTCGGTGAGTTCGAGCCCTATTGAATTGAGGTCGCCTTCGCGTACAAGGCGTGCTTCTGCTGCCGTTATAACGCGGCGAAACCCCTGACCGTCGGTATCAAGAATGACAAAATTTTCTATCCTTCCGGGGAAAACGGCTCCTGTTATGAGGGTATCGTTTTGATAGCGTTTGACCGAGAAAGGCTCGAGTTCCAGGGCGGGATTAGAATAGAGCAGATCCCGATAGAGCCGGGCAAAATTCCGCGTGCCCCGGGGAAGGAGAAAATCGTTCACACCAAAGGAGAGCCCCGAGAGGACAAGGGATGCCACCAGAATCGGGAAGAAGATGCGAACAAGAGAAAAGCCACTCGCCTGAAAAGCCACCATCTCATTGTCTGTGGAGAGGCGGCCCACAGTCATGAGTACGCCCACCAGGGTTGCAAAAGGGACAGAAATTGCGATTATTGAGGGAAGGGAGTAGAGAATAAGCAGGGCTACATCGGTAAGAGGGACATCTTTCTGGAGGATATCTTCTGCCAGGAGAAGCAGTTGATTGACGAAGAAAATGAAAAAGAAAAAAGCGAAACATACCAGGAAGGATATAAAAAACTCCCCCCCGATATATCGGAACACAAGCGCCGGGACACCGCGCCTGGGCAAGGTCATCGAGCGCCGGTGGAACCAAATCCACCGCTACCACGCCCGGTCTCGGAAAGATCCTCGGCAACTATGAATTCGGCCTGAACCACTGGAGCCAGGACAAGCTGTGCGATCCGATCACCGGGCTCAATCCGGAACTCCTGATCGCTCAGGTTAACCAGCGGAACCATAACCTCTCCCCGGTAATCGCAGTCAATTGTTCCGGGTGCGTTAATCACAGTGATCCCTTGTCGCGCCGCCAGGCCCGATCGGGGCCGGACCTGGCCTTCAAATCCACGAGGAATTTCAAGGCGCACGCCCGTGGGAACCATGCTCCGCTCCCCCGGTTGCAACAAGACGGGCTCGCTCAGGGATGCTCGCAGATCAGCACCGGCGGCCCCTGGCGAAGCGTACTCCGGGAGGCATCCCCGGTGCGCTGTACAGCGCACCGG includes the following:
- a CDS encoding LptF/LptG family permease, coding for MKIFSRYLLRCFLSTLIISLSFFVLIVQLVELFANLVQYLDLDVPLRAILHVQVLFLPQAVIYALPMALLFAVAFTLGSLYAHNELVAVFGGGLPLWKFTLPLIILGVALSAGLFFFTERVGIESLRRKNELSRELLHVTRTHSNTDITLRDPRGRYIYSAEYYNDRTKSLSRVTVVERDRQGKFQRRISATTGRWNGEHWIWEEGVLFSLQESESGEIIEAEPFETLSEPVFVQPPQSFRRITQDIDEMELRDAREWVITLRNAGQPFRKALTDYYSRYSYALTPLVVVLLSSSLGGKFRKNILLMSLLVSLVVTVVYYVSSMILGLMAGTGLISPLAGAWAGVGLFGLLGVLLFRFAKT
- a CDS encoding LptF/LptG family permease, which encodes MTLPRRGVPALVFRYIGGEFFISFLVCFAFFFFIFFVNQLLLLAEDILQKDVPLTDVALLILYSLPSIIAISVPFATLVGVLMTVGRLSTDNEMVAFQASGFSLVRIFFPILVASLVLSGLSFGVNDFLLPRGTRNFARLYRDLLYSNPALELEPFSVKRYQNDTLITGAVFPGRIENFVILDTDGQGFRRVITAAEARLVREGDLNSIGLELTDVVTHSTEGGIRHNYSFAETLRYNILLEDITVAIRAPGPREMSARTVAEEIRKKQDALEPRIKEWQKEIALESHELGLLALDQNLRHPDAPPVDRASLNRQARSVLRRIERKPHDRSLQIHRLEYYKKFSIPFASVSFVFLAFPLGLFSKRSGRSVGFGIGLLIATGYWALLIAGQTFGSQRPEVSPLLAMWLPNGLFFVIGAVLFFRRMNR
- the dut gene encoding dUTP diphosphatase, producing MRCTAHRGCLPEYASPGAAGADLRASLSEPVLLQPGERSMVPTGVRLEIPRGFEGQVRPRSGLAARQGITVINAPGTIDCDYRGEVMVPLVNLSDQEFRIEPGDRIAQLVLAPVVQAEFIVAEDLSETGRGSGGFGSTGAR